A single window of Coffea eugenioides isolate CCC68of chromosome 7, Ceug_1.0, whole genome shotgun sequence DNA harbors:
- the LOC113778761 gene encoding leucine-rich repeat receptor-like serine/threonine-protein kinase BAM1 — MRFVLLLFLLLHLHSCFAARTPRMPEYKALLSIKSAITADPQSSLASWNDSTTHCSWSGVTCDSYGRHVTALDISGLNLTGTLSPDVSHLRLLLNLSVAANQFCGPVPPEISSISTLRYLNLSNNIFNLTFPRQLIRLKNLEVLDFYNNNMSGPLPVDVYQLTNLRHLHLGGNFFSGSIPAEYGSFPNLEYLAVSGNELAGRIPPEIANLTKLQHLYIGYFNTFSGGIPPQIGNLSQLLRFDAANCGLSGEVPPELGMLQNLDTLFLQVNALSGPLTSELGYLKTLKSMDLSNNMFTGEIPSSFAQLKNLTLLNLFRNQLHGSIPDFIGDLPELEVLQLWDNNFTGSIPQGLGTNGKLQNLDLSSNKLTGNLPPNICTGNKLQTLITLGNFLFGTIPESLGQCESLSRLRMGENYLNGSIPKGLLSLPQLSQVELQDNLLTGSFPETDKTSTTLGQISLSNNRLSGPLPPSIGNFVGVQKFLLDGNKFTGPIPAEIGKLQQLSKIDFSHNSFSGPIAPEISECKLLTFVDLSRNQLAGEIPTEITGMRILNYLNLSRNHLVGSIPSPIASMQSLTSVDFSYNNLSGMVPGTGQFSYFNYTSFLGNPDLCGPYLGPCKEGIVNGSTKPHERGAFSPSMKLLLVIGLLVCSIVFAVAAIIKARSLKKASEARAWKLTAFQRLDFTCDDVLDSLKEDNIIGKGGAGIVYKGAMPNGEHVAVKRLPAMSRGSSHDHGFNAEIQTLGRIRHRHIVRLLGFCSNHETNLLVYEYMPNGSLGEMLHGKKGGHLHWDTRYKIAVEAAKGLCYLHHDCSPLIVHRDVKSNNILLDSNFEAHVADFGLAKFLQDSGTSECMSAIAGSYGYIAPEYAYTLKVDEKSDVYSFGVVLLELVSGRKPVGEFGDGVDIVQWVRKMTDGNKEGVLKILDPRLPTVPLHEVMHVFYVAMLCVEEQAVERPTMREVVQILTELPKPANGKQGDSTDTESPPPASTVESPSTTPVDSKDHQQPPPPQSPPPDLLSI, encoded by the exons ATGCGTTTTGTTCTCCTCCTCTTTCTCCTACTCCATCTCCATTCTTGCTTTGCTGCAAGAACACCCCGAATGCCGGAGTACAAGGCATTACTCTCCATAAAATCTGCCATCACCGCCGACCCGCAATCTTCTTTGGCTTCCTGGAATGACTCCACTACTCATTGCTCCTGGTCTGGCGTCACCTGCGACTCCTATGGCCGTCACGTGACTGCTCTTGACATTTCCGGACTTAATCTCACTGGCACCCTTTCCCCTGACGTTTCCCATCTCCGCCTTCTCCTCAACCTCTCCGTCGCCGCCAACCAGTTCTGTGGTCCTGTCCCTCCTGAAATCTCCTCCATCTCCACTCTCCGCTACCTTAACCTCTCCAACAATATCTTTAACCTCACCTTCCCCCGGCAGCTCATTCGCCTCAAAAATCTTGAGGTGCTTGATTTCTACAATAATAACATGTCCGGCCCTTTGCCTGTGGACGTTTACCAGCTAACCAACCTCAGGCATCTCCACTTGGGCGGCAACTTCTTCTCGGGCAGCATTCCCGCCGAGTATGGTTCTTTTCCTAATCTCGAATACCTCGCCGTTTCCGGCAACGAGCTCGCCGGTAGGATCCCCCCGGAGATAGCAAACTTGACCAAGCTTCAACACCTTTACATTGGCTACTTCAACACTTTCTCCGGCGGGATCCCACCCCAAATTGGCAACTTATCGCAGCTTCTGCGTTTTGATGCCGCCAACTGTGGCCTCTCCGGCGAGGTTCCCCCGGAGCTTGGGATGCTGCAGAACTTGGATACCCTCTTTCTTCAAGTGAATGCGCTTTCTGGGCCGTTGACGTCGGAGCTGGGATACTTGAAAACCTTGAAATCTATGGATCTGTCCAACAACATGTTCACCGGCGAAATACCTTCCTCGTTTGCGCAGCTGAAAAATCTCACTCTCTTGAATCTTTTCCGAAACCAGCTTCACGGGTCGATACCGGACTTCATTGGAGACTTGCCGGAGCTGGAGGTGTTGCAGTTATGGGATAACAATTTCACTGGAAGCATCCCACAAGGGCTGGGGACTAATGGGAAGCTTCAAAATCTGGACCTCAGTTCGAACAAATTGACTGGAAATTTGCCCCCGAATATTTGTACCGGAAACAAGTTACAGACATTGATTACTCTGGGAAACTTTCTCTTTGGGACGATTCCTGAATCCTTGGGCCAATGCGAGTCGCTGAGTCGACTTCGGATGGGTGAGAATTATCTCAATGGGTCGATCCCAAAAGGGCTTTTGAGTTTGCCACAGCTTTCTCAAGTTGAGCTTCAGGATAATCTTTTAACAGGCTCATTTCCGGAGACGGATAAAACATCGACCACTCTCGGCCAGATTAGCCTTTCAAACAATCGTTTATCTGGGCCGCTGCCCCCGAGTATTGGGAATTTCGTGGGTGTACAAAAGTTTTTGCTTGATGGGAACAAGTTTACTGGCCCCATTCCGGCTGAAATAGGAAAGTTGCAGCAACTATCAAAAATTGATTTCAGCCACAATAGCTTTTCAGGCCCCATTGCCCCTGAAATCAGCGAATGCAAGCTCTTGACTTTTGTCGACCTCAGTAGGAACCAGCTTGCTGGTGAAATCCCAACTGAGATCACAGGTATGAGAATATTGAACTATTTGAATTTGTCAAGAAATCATTTAGTGGGAAGCATTCCGTCTCCAATAGCATCCATGCAGAGCTTAACTTCTGTTGACTTTTCGTACAACAATTTGTCCGGGATGGTTCCTGGGACGGGTCAATTTAGTTATTTCAATTATACTTCGTTTTTGGGCAACCCTGATCTTTGTGGCCCTTACTTGGGACCCTGCAAAGAAGGGATTGTTAATGGAAGTACTAAACCTCATGAGAGAGGAGCATTTTCGCCCTCTATGAAGCTTTTGCTTGTGATTGGCTTGCTTGTTTGCTCGATCGTGTTCGCAGTTGCTGCAATTATCAAAGCACGTTCGCTAAAGAAGGCGAGCGAGGCCCGTGCTTGGAAGCTTACGGCTTTCCAACGCCTGGATTTTACTTGTGATGATGTTTTGGATTCCTTGAAGGAGGATAATATCATTGGGAAAGGAGGTGCCGGGATTGTGTACAAAGGGGCAATGCCTAATGGAGAACATGTTGCTGTGAAGAGGTTGCCCGCGATGAGCCGAGGCTCATCCCATGATCATGGGTTCAATGCTGAAATTCAGACTCTTGGGAGGATTAGGCACAGGCACATTGTTAGATTGTTGGGATTCTGTTCTAATCATGAGACTAATCTTTTGGTTTATGAGTATATGCCTAATGGGAGTTTGGGAGAAATGCTTCATGGCAAGAAAGGGGGTCATTTGCATTGGGATACACGGTATAAAATTGCCGTGGAGGCTGCTAAGGGCCTTTGCTATCTTCATCACGATTGCTCGCCTTTGATTGTCCATCGTGATGTGAAATCCAATAACATCCTTTTGGATTCTAACTTTGAGGCTCATGTGGCTGATTTTGGACTTGCCAAGTTCTTGCAAGATTCAGGAACATCTGAATGCATGTCTGCTATTGCTGGTTCCTATGGTTACATTGCACCAG AATATGCCTACACACTCAAAGTTGATGAGAAAAGCGATGTATACAGCTTTGGTGTAGTTCTCTTAGAATTAGTGAGTGGGAGAAAGCCAGTAGGGGAATTTGGTGATGGGGTTGACATAGTACAATGGGTGAGGAAGATGACCGATGGGAACAAGGAAGGAGTACTCAAGATCCTTGATCCAAGACTCCCTACAGTTCCCCTTCATGAGGTGATGCATGTATTTTATGTGGCGATGCTCTGTGTTGAAGAACAGGCAGTGGAGCGGCCCACAATGAGGGAGGTTGTGCAAATACTGACTGAGCTACCAAAGCCAGCCAACGGCAAACAGGGAGACTCAACAGACACGGAATCTCCCCCACCGGCGTCCACAGTGGAGTCTCCAAGCACAACTCCTGTGGACTCCAAAGACCATCAGCAACCACCACCACCTCAGTCCCCTCCACCTGATCTCCTTAGCATTTAA
- the LOC113777792 gene encoding malate dehydrogenase, glyoxysomal-like, whose product MESGASVKQRIARISAHLNPPAISQVEGSCGLRTGNCRAKGGSPGFKVAILGAAGGIGQPLAMLMKMNPLVSVLHLYDVVNTPGVTADISHMDTGAVVRGFLGKEQLEDALIGMDLVIIPAGVPRKPGMTRDDLFNINAGIVKTLCEGISKCCPKAIVNLISNPVNSTVPIAAEVFKKAGIYDPRKLLGVTMLDVVRSNTFVAEVLGLDPREVDVPVVGGHAGATILPLLSQVKPPCSFTVEETEHLTSRIQNGGTEVVEAKAGAGSATLSMAYAAVKFADACLRGLRGDAGVVECAFVSSQVTELPFFATRVRLGCNGIEEIYPLGPLNEYERAGLEKAKKELAGSIEKGISFATK is encoded by the exons ATGGAGTCCGGGGCAAGTGTTAAGCAAAGAATTGCCAGAATTTCAGCCCACCTCAACCCTCCAGCCATTTCCCAG GTGGAGGGAAGTTGTGGGTTGAGAACAGGGAATTGCAGGGCAAAAGGGGGCTCACCTGGGTTTAAAGTTGCGATCTTGGGAGCTGCAGGAGGCATTGGGCAGCCTCTCGCTATGCTCATGAAGATGAATCCATTGGTCTCAGTTCTTCATCTCTATGATGTGGTCAACACTCCTGGAGTCACCGCAGATATCAGTCACATGGACACCGGTGCAGTG GTGCGTGGTTTTCTAGGGAAAGAGCAATTGGAGGATGCCCTTATTGGCATGGACCTTGTGATCATTCCTGCTGGGGTTCCTAGGAAACCAGGAATGACTAGAGATGATCTTTTTAATATCAATGCTGGAATTGTTAAGACTCTATGTGAAGGAATTTCAAAGTGCTGTCCGAAAGCCATTGTCAACTTAATTAGTAACCCTGTTAACTCCACAGTTCCCATTGCTGCAGAGGTTTTCAAGAAGGCCGGCATCTATGACCCCAGGAAACTTTTGGGAGTGACAATGCTTGATGTTGTTAGATCCAATACATTTGTG GCCGAGGTTTTGGGGCTTGATCCTAGGGAAGTTGATGTTCCAGTTGTAGGGGGTCATGCTGGAGCTACAATTTTACCTCTGCTGTCACAG GTTAAACCTCCTTGCTCTTTTACTGTAGAAGAAACTGAGCATCTGACTTCTAGAATTCAGAATGGTGGAACTGAAGTTGTTGAG GCCAAAGCTGGTGCAGGATCTGCTACTCTCTCAATG GCATATGCTGCTGTTAAATTTGCAGATGCATGTTTACGGGGGTTGAGAGGAGATGCTGGTGTTGTCGAGTGTGCATTTGTGTCATCTCAG GTGACTGAGCTTCCTTTCTTTGCAACCAGAGTACGGCTTGGTTGTAATGGGATTGAGGAGATATACCCACTTGGTCCACTAAACGAGTATGAGAG GGCCGGCTTGGAGAAAGCAAAGAAAGAATTAGCTGGAAGCATTGAGAAGGGGATTTCATTTGCAACGAAATGA